A genomic segment from Borrelia puertoricensis encodes:
- a CDS encoding variable large family protein: MDYLFLLLGCGSGTTKMEDPKTTFLTSIANLGKGFLDVFTSLSDMITGALGINAETKKEDIGKYFTSIENTMTSVKKKLNTVVAENGKYQKIKEVVDTFITNTLDKIADGAKEAAKGATGDVIGNATATGHGATPASKDSVVSLVKGIKTIVEVVLKKDEGDAGANKTGDDKKDVGNLFINDAGKDGSKEENIAKASASIGAVTGADILQAIANSKEDPQVDNANGIEKAKDAAEIAIVPAVNKTEIKEDSAKKDAVIAAGIALRAMAKDGKFAAKNEEKSANAVNGIAANAVGKTLRTLIIAIRNTVDSGLKTISDALATVTQEDKSLDSTTPADSATGSQQ; the protein is encoded by the coding sequence TTGGATTACTTATTTTTACTTCTTGGCTGTGGAAGTGGTACTACTAAGATGGAGGATCCTAAAACCACTTTCTTAACTTCTATTGCTAATTTAGGTAAAGGGTTCTTAGATGTTTTTACTTCTCTTAGTGATATGATTACTGGGGCTTTGGGTATTAATGCTGAGACTAAAAAGGAAGATATTGGTAAGTATTTCACTTCTATTGAAAACACTATGACATCTGTTAAAAAGAAATTAAACACTGTCGTGGCAGAGAATGGTAAATATCAAAAGATAAAGGAAGTTGTTGATACCTTTATCACTAACACATTAGACAAGATTGCTGATGGGGCTAAAGAAGCTGCTAAAGGGGCTACTGGTGATGTTATTGGTAATGCTACTGCAACTGGACATGGGGCTACTCCTGCTAGTAAGGATTCAGTTGTTTCTCTTGTTAAAGGGATTAAGACTATTGTTGAAGTGGTTCTAAAAAAGGATGAGGGGGATGCAGGAGCTAATAAAACAGGGGATGATAAAAAGGACGTTGGTAATCTTTTTATTAATGATGCTGGTAAAGATGGTTCAAAAGAAGAAAATATTGCAAAGGCATCAGCTAGCATTGGAGCTGTAACTGGTGCTGATATTTTACAAGCTATTGCTAACTCTAAAGAAGATCCTCAAGTTGATAATGCTAATGGAATTGAAAAAGCCAAAGATGCAGCTGAGATCGCTATTGTTCCTGCTGTTAACAAGACGGAAATTAAAGAAGATTCAGCAAAGAAAGACGCTGTTATTGCTGCAGGTATTGCACTGAGAGCTATGGCTAAGGATGGTAAATTTGCTGCTAAGAATGAAGAGAAATCTGCCAATGCAGTCAATGGAATAGCAGCTAATGCTGTTGGTAAGACTTTAAGGACTCTAATAATAGCAATAAGAAATACTGTTGATAGTGGTTTAAAGACAATTAGTGATGCTCTTGCTACAGTTACACAAGAAGATAAATCTTTAGATTCTACTACACCTGCAGACTCAGCAACCGGTAGCCAGCAATAA